One stretch of Amycolatopsis tolypomycina DNA includes these proteins:
- a CDS encoding helix-turn-helix domain-containing protein gives MSQEAGGAPLEIIAASLRRERTRAGLSLTEVARRAGLAKSTLSQLESGTGNPSVETLWALGVALDVPFSRLVEPERPKVRVVRAGKGPTVFAEHADYACTLLSACPTGARRDIYVVRGEPGTPRRSDPHMTGVVEHIVLCAGRARVGVTDAPEELLPGDYICYPGDVPHIFEALEPGTYGVEISEYI, from the coding sequence ATGTCCCAGGAAGCCGGCGGGGCCCCGCTGGAGATCATCGCCGCCTCCCTGCGCCGCGAACGCACCCGCGCGGGGCTGTCGCTGACCGAGGTCGCGCGCCGCGCCGGCCTGGCCAAGTCGACGCTCTCGCAGCTCGAGTCGGGCACCGGAAACCCCAGCGTCGAGACGCTCTGGGCCCTCGGCGTCGCCCTCGACGTGCCCTTCTCCCGGCTGGTCGAACCGGAACGGCCCAAGGTCCGTGTCGTCCGCGCGGGCAAGGGGCCGACCGTCTTCGCCGAACACGCCGACTACGCGTGCACGCTGCTGTCGGCCTGCCCCACCGGCGCCCGCCGCGACATCTACGTCGTCCGCGGCGAGCCGGGCACGCCCCGGCGCTCCGACCCGCACATGACCGGCGTGGTCGAGCACATCGTGCTGTGCGCGGGCCGGGCCCGCGTCGGCGTCACGGACGCCCCGGAGGAGCTGCTGCCCGGGGACTACATCTGCTACCCCGGCGACGTCCCGCACATCTTCGAGGCGCTCGAGCCGGGCACGTACGGCGTCGAGATCTCCGAGTACATCTAG
- a CDS encoding ATP-binding protein, protein MLEGFAFHDLLAVPRGDDLATGVDRPDETGGRAPAQLFAALSAAHAGLRFRGPDAAFAVAWERPAGSRALRVLVGGRPHSPVAREGEDGVVPVLYPPGGLGRAADTAEIAARWAALPSWTRCTGGSDPLWTPQSGGEAPGRGGFDDYVAHMPGAFAWLVVAEPVGTEAVERELLGLETTMPRLRQRENSEPDRIALLRAEGRFRELSRARPAGLWNVHVLVGGPDEAATRAAAALLCSASDLDALPYVLTPGSACAGFAEVWAKPVEDGALGSPFRATGELVAALARPPRRELPGIRMTEPPLFDVTPEHTGDVPLGTVLDDADQPVGEFGVALDTLNRHTFVAGATGSGKSQTVRHLLEGLHRAGVPWLVIEPAKAEYATMAGRLGADGQVTVIRPGDPTAYPGGLNPLEPVEGFPLQTHLDLVRALFLAAFDADEPFPQVLAQALTRCYTDQGWDTVTGQVRGRVGPVKYPSLGDLQATAIEVVKGIGYGKEVADNVRGFVDVRIGSLRLGTPGRFFEGGHPLDVAALLRGNVVLEIEDIGSDADKAFFIGAVLIRLFEHLRVHHRHGSRGLKHVLVLEEAHRLLKRAEPGSPAEHAVELFTSLLAEIRAYGEGIVVAEQIPGKIVPDVVKNTACKILHRLPAEDDRQAVGATMNLSEAQSRHVVTLPPGRAAVFTDGMDRPLRLRMPLNEAAEDTARVSKSPPVAARRSAACGRLCAASPCTLGRIGEAVHRADHDPKLVLWLELLTVSHLTGRRAPEPDQGWLASLRRSFDEQTLECAVAHRIQAAVDARYAGIAEYNAPGEFVAHLAGSATRTLNGEPGCAFPEVRWQAGTYRWFDVKRALKPREGPDDAPHPATESWAARGLELSGRTRAEQLAELLDRPECWRDDDATVLGTVRPTLIDIAVRKLSREGDPGKRLLHAAGFLNLPNSWAVAVLKLAGRDR, encoded by the coding sequence GTGCTGGAGGGGTTCGCGTTCCACGACCTGCTGGCCGTCCCGCGCGGCGACGACCTCGCGACGGGGGTGGACCGGCCCGACGAAACCGGCGGCCGCGCACCGGCGCAGCTGTTCGCCGCGCTGTCCGCGGCGCACGCCGGCCTGCGGTTCCGTGGCCCCGACGCGGCCTTCGCCGTGGCGTGGGAGCGGCCGGCGGGCAGCCGCGCGCTGCGGGTGCTGGTCGGTGGCCGCCCGCATTCGCCCGTCGCCCGCGAGGGGGAAGACGGGGTCGTCCCGGTGCTGTACCCGCCGGGCGGGCTCGGCCGGGCGGCGGACACCGCGGAGATCGCCGCCCGGTGGGCGGCACTGCCGTCCTGGACGCGCTGCACGGGCGGCTCGGATCCACTGTGGACACCGCAGTCGGGTGGCGAAGCGCCCGGCCGGGGCGGGTTCGACGACTACGTCGCCCACATGCCCGGCGCGTTCGCCTGGCTGGTCGTGGCGGAACCCGTTGGCACCGAGGCGGTCGAGCGCGAGCTGCTCGGGCTGGAGACCACGATGCCGCGGCTGCGGCAGCGGGAGAACTCCGAGCCGGACCGGATCGCTCTGCTGCGCGCGGAAGGCCGGTTCCGGGAGCTGTCACGCGCGCGGCCCGCGGGCCTGTGGAACGTGCACGTCCTCGTCGGCGGGCCGGACGAAGCGGCGACCCGTGCGGCGGCCGCGTTGCTGTGCAGCGCCAGCGACCTCGACGCGCTGCCGTACGTGCTGACGCCGGGTTCCGCCTGCGCCGGGTTCGCCGAGGTCTGGGCCAAACCGGTCGAAGACGGTGCGCTGGGCTCGCCGTTCCGGGCGACCGGCGAGCTCGTCGCGGCGCTCGCCCGGCCGCCGAGACGGGAGCTGCCCGGCATCCGGATGACCGAGCCGCCGCTGTTCGACGTCACGCCCGAACACACCGGCGACGTCCCGCTGGGCACGGTGCTCGACGACGCCGACCAGCCGGTCGGGGAGTTCGGCGTCGCGCTGGACACCCTCAACCGGCACACGTTCGTCGCCGGGGCCACCGGCTCGGGCAAGTCCCAGACCGTGCGGCACCTCCTGGAGGGGCTGCACCGCGCCGGGGTGCCGTGGCTGGTGATCGAGCCCGCGAAGGCCGAGTACGCCACGATGGCGGGCCGGCTCGGCGCCGACGGGCAGGTCACGGTGATCCGGCCCGGCGACCCCACGGCCTACCCCGGCGGGCTGAACCCCCTGGAACCCGTCGAGGGCTTCCCGCTGCAGACCCACCTGGACCTCGTCCGCGCCCTGTTCCTGGCCGCCTTCGACGCCGACGAGCCGTTTCCGCAGGTCCTGGCCCAGGCGTTGACCCGGTGCTACACCGACCAGGGCTGGGACACCGTGACCGGGCAGGTGCGCGGGCGGGTCGGTCCGGTGAAGTACCCGAGCCTCGGCGACCTGCAGGCGACCGCGATCGAGGTGGTCAAGGGCATCGGCTACGGCAAGGAGGTCGCCGACAACGTCCGCGGCTTCGTCGACGTCCGGATCGGCTCGCTGCGGCTGGGCACGCCCGGCCGGTTCTTCGAGGGCGGGCACCCGCTGGACGTCGCGGCGTTGCTGCGGGGCAACGTCGTGCTGGAGATCGAGGACATCGGTTCCGACGCCGACAAGGCGTTCTTCATCGGGGCGGTGCTGATCCGGCTGTTCGAGCACCTGCGCGTCCACCACCGGCACGGCTCGCGCGGGCTGAAGCACGTCCTGGTGCTGGAGGAGGCACACCGGCTGCTGAAGCGCGCCGAGCCGGGCAGCCCGGCCGAGCACGCGGTGGAGCTGTTCACCTCCCTGCTGGCGGAAATCCGGGCCTACGGCGAGGGAATCGTCGTCGCCGAGCAGATCCCGGGCAAGATCGTGCCGGACGTCGTCAAGAACACCGCGTGCAAGATCCTGCACCGGCTGCCGGCGGAGGACGATCGCCAGGCCGTCGGCGCGACGATGAACCTGAGTGAGGCCCAGTCCCGCCACGTCGTGACGTTGCCCCCGGGCCGGGCGGCGGTGTTCACCGACGGCATGGACCGGCCGCTGCGGTTGCGGATGCCGCTGAACGAAGCCGCCGAGGACACGGCGCGCGTGTCGAAGTCGCCACCGGTGGCCGCCCGCCGGAGTGCCGCTTGTGGCCGGTTGTGCGCCGCGTCGCCGTGCACGCTGGGCCGGATCGGCGAGGCTGTGCACCGGGCGGACCACGACCCGAAACTGGTGCTGTGGCTGGAACTGCTGACGGTCTCGCACCTCACCGGCCGCCGCGCCCCCGAGCCGGACCAGGGCTGGCTCGCCTCGCTGCGGCGTTCGTTCGACGAGCAGACACTGGAGTGCGCGGTGGCGCACCGCATCCAGGCGGCGGTCGACGCGCGCTACGCGGGCATCGCGGAGTACAACGCCCCCGGCGAGTTCGTCGCGCACCTGGCAGGCAGCGCGACGCGCACGCTGAACGGCGAGCCCGGTTGCGCCTTCCCGGAAGTCCGGTGGCAGGCAGGCACCTACCGGTGGTTCGACGTCAAGCGGGCCCTGAAACCGCGCGAGGGCCCGGACGACGCACCGCACCCCGCAACGGAATCGTGGGCCGCGCGCGGCCTGGAGCTGAGCGGGCGCACCCGGGCCGAGCAGCTCGCGGAGCTGCTCGACCGCCCCGAGTGCTGGCGCGACGACGACGCAACAGTGCTCGGCACGGTGCGGCCGACGCTGATCGACATCGCGGTCCGGAAGCTCAGCAGGGAAGGAGATCCGGGCAAGCGCCTGCTGCACGCGGCCGGCTTCCTGAACCTGCCCAACAGCTGGGCGGTGGCGGTGCTCAAGCTGGCGGGGAGGGACCGATGA
- a CDS encoding cupin domain-containing protein → MRGETSRCAASSPHRQRRAEAGAGPLQEAVPFAVVRAGRRRVLRLATFAVRRQHHVPREQGRVGRSVALPDEVYVVAGTFDDGAGSHPAGTFLHAPAGSWHVPASVTGCTLFLFHPEG, encoded by the coding sequence GTGCGCGGGGAGACGTCGAGGTGCGCGGCCAGCTCCCCCCACCGGCAACGGCGTGCCGAGGCGGGCGCCGGCCCACTCCAGGAGGCCGTCCCGTTCGCCGTCGTCCGCGCCGGGCGGCGGCGCGTACTACGCCTGGCCACCTTCGCGGTGCGGCGGCAGCACCACGTGCCGCGCGAGCAGGGCCGCGTAGGCCGCTCCGTGGCCCTTCCGGACGAGGTCTACGTGGTCGCGGGCACCTTCGACGACGGCGCCGGCAGCCATCCGGCCGGGACGTTCCTGCACGCCCCGGCCGGGTCCTGGCACGTGCCCGCCAGTGTCACGGGGTGCACGCTGTTCCTCTTCCACCCCGAGGGGTAG
- a CDS encoding AzlD domain-containing protein — protein MDGTELLVATAVLALGTFAFRFAGPALRSRVKLTPRAERLMALAAVVLLAALVAVSALTEGHGFAGIARPAGVLVAGVLAWRKAPFALVVVAAAATAALLRLAGVP, from the coding sequence ATGGACGGGACGGAACTGCTGGTCGCGACGGCGGTGCTGGCGCTCGGGACGTTCGCGTTCCGGTTCGCGGGCCCGGCGCTGCGCAGCCGGGTGAAGCTGACGCCGCGCGCCGAGCGCTTGATGGCCCTGGCGGCGGTGGTGCTGCTGGCGGCGCTGGTCGCGGTGAGCGCGCTGACGGAGGGCCACGGCTTCGCGGGGATCGCCCGGCCGGCCGGGGTGCTGGTGGCGGGAGTGCTGGCGTGGCGGAAGGCCCCGTTCGCACTGGTGGTCGTGGCGGCCGCGGCGACGGCGGCACTGCTGAGGCTGGCCGGCGTCCCCTGA
- a CDS encoding AzlC family ABC transporter permease: MRSIWRTLDRGLARDVGLVCLADCLVGVSYGAIAVSSGFPLWLPMLMSLLVFAGASQFMFIGIVAAGGNPFAAVLAGLLANARHLPFGFAIGDVLGKRWAARLAGSHLMIDESVAFALAQEEAHRRRAAYWVCGIGLFACWNVGVVAGAFAGTAISDTDAFGLDAAFPAVLLALVLPSLRDKAARLPVLVGVLVALAATPFLPAGLPVLLALAGVLVGVLAKEPEMEEAR, encoded by the coding sequence ATGCGTTCGATATGGCGAACACTCGATCGGGGCCTCGCCCGTGACGTCGGCCTGGTCTGTCTGGCCGATTGTCTCGTGGGGGTCTCCTACGGCGCCATCGCGGTGAGCTCGGGCTTCCCGCTGTGGCTGCCGATGCTGATGTCGCTGCTGGTCTTCGCGGGGGCGTCGCAGTTCATGTTCATCGGCATCGTCGCGGCGGGCGGCAACCCGTTCGCGGCCGTGCTGGCCGGGCTGCTGGCCAACGCCCGCCACCTGCCGTTCGGCTTCGCGATCGGCGACGTGCTGGGCAAGCGGTGGGCGGCCCGGCTGGCGGGCAGTCACCTGATGATCGACGAATCGGTGGCGTTCGCGCTGGCCCAGGAGGAGGCACACCGCCGCCGCGCGGCCTACTGGGTGTGCGGGATCGGCCTGTTCGCCTGCTGGAACGTCGGCGTGGTCGCCGGCGCGTTCGCCGGGACGGCGATCAGCGACACGGACGCGTTCGGCCTGGACGCGGCGTTCCCGGCGGTGCTGCTGGCCCTGGTGCTGCCGTCGCTGCGCGACAAGGCGGCGCGGCTGCCGGTGCTGGTCGGGGTGCTGGTCGCGCTGGCCGCGACACCGTTCCTGCCGGCCGGGCTGCCGGTGCTGCTGGCGCTGGCGGGCGTGCTGGTCGGCGTGCTCGCCAAGGAGCCGGAGATGGAGGAGGCGCGCTGA